From the Dysgonomonadaceae bacterium PH5-43 genome, the window TTTCGCTTTTTACTGTTGTTGCAGGCCCGTGACCAGGATAAACAATAGTATCATTAGGCAGGGTTAACAGTTTATCTTTTATTGAATGTATAAGAGTATCAAAATTTCCTTGCCACAAGTCTGTTCTTCCTATACTATAACGAAACAAAGCATCGCCCGTAAACACGCAATTATCTTTTTCGTTGTAGAACGACAAACTACCAGGCGAATGTCCGGGAGTAGAAAGAGCTTTTAGTTTTGTGTTTCCAAAAGAAATTATATCTCCATCATTTATAAACTGTTCGGCTTTTACTGGTTCGTAGTTCAAGCCTAAGCCAAAAGCTGTCGACTGCGCTCTTAATCCAGGCATCGAGTCTTCTATTTCGTTATACATAGGCTTCAAGCCATACTCTTTATACATATATATATTTCCCAATACGTGGTCGAAGTGAAGATGTGTATTCAGAATATATTTTAATTTCAGATTATGACACTCTATATATTCTTTCAGTTGGGCAAATTCTTTATCATCAGAGGCTCCACAATCTATGATTGCCGCTTCTTTCGTGTCATCGTAAATCAGATAAGTGTTTACAGATACTGGATTAAATTCAAATATTCTAATCTTCATTTTTGTTTATGTATATATAAGTGCGTACAAATATACAGAAAAAGAGGAATTATAAAGGAAGATATACAACTTTCTTTGTCTGAAAAAACTCTTCGGTAAAATAATCACTTAGTTCATATTCTACAACCTTGTTTTTGAACGGTTTTAGCTCGTTTTGCAAATCACCTCCTTTAAGACAAAGAATACCATTTGGTAAAGCATTGCTATTTTTCTTATCTATATTCTTCTTTGATAATTTCACCAAGTCGGGCAAAGGCATAACGGCACGACTAACCACAAAGTCGAAAGTACGTTTCTCGTCTTCTATTCTCGAATGAATACACTCCACGTTTTCGAGTTGTATCTCTTCTGCTATACTTTGCGCTACCATAACCTTTTTACCGATACTGTCTAACAACAAAAAGTTTGTATTAGGAAATAGTATAGCCAAAGGAATACCGGGAAATCCACCACCTGTACCAACATCAAGTATTGAAGTTGTGTCCTTAAAGTTTATAACTTTAGCAATACCTAAAGAGTGTAATATATGTTTTTCGTATAAGTTTTCAATATCCTTTCTTGATATTAGATTGATTTTACTGTTCCAATCTTTGTAAAGTTCATAAATAGCTGAAAACTGTTTCTCTTGTAAAGGAGAAAGTTCGGGGAAGTATTTTTTTATTAAATCCATATCAATAAGAAATAAGAGAAGAAATTGGAGAATCTAACACTACACAAAGAGAAAGCTCGTCATAAGACATAAACACAGAAGTAATTCCTATCATATTACCTGCTATTTCGCCCTCGTTGAAGTAGTAAGTTATTCCTTT encodes:
- a CDS encoding 16S rRNA (guanine527-N7)-methyltransferase (product_source=KO:K03501; cath_funfam=3.40.50.150; cog=COG0357; ko=KO:K03501; pfam=PF02527; superfamily=53335; tigrfam=TIGR00138), with translation MDLIKKYFPELSPLQEKQFSAIYELYKDWNSKINLISRKDIENLYEKHILHSLGIAKVINFKDTTSILDVGTGGGFPGIPLAILFPNTNFLLLDSIGKKVMVAQSIAEEIQLENVECIHSRIEDEKRTFDFVVSRAVMPLPDLVKLSKKNIDKKNSNALPNGILCLKGGDLQNELKPFKNKVVEYELSDYFTEEFFQTKKVVYLPL
- a CDS encoding hydroxyacylglutathione hydrolase (product_source=KO:K01069; cath_funfam=3.60.15.10; cog=COG0491; ko=KO:K01069; pfam=PF00753; smart=SM00849; superfamily=56281), encoding MKIRIFEFNPVSVNTYLIYDDTKEAAIIDCGASDDKEFAQLKEYIECHNLKLKYILNTHLHFDHVLGNIYMYKEYGLKPMYNEIEDSMPGLRAQSTAFGLGLNYEPVKAEQFINDGDIISFGNTKLKALSTPGHSPGSLSFYNEKDNCVFTGDALFRYSIGRTDLWQGNFDTLIHSIKDKLLTLPNDTIVYPGHGPATTVKSEKENNPYLQ